From Rubrivirga sp. SAORIC476, a single genomic window includes:
- a CDS encoding glycine--tRNA ligase: MADLDTIVSLSKRRGFLFPSSEIYGGLGAVYDYGPLGVELKRNVRERWWNAMVRDHENVVGLDAAILMHPTVWKASGHVDAFSDPLIDDRASGRRYRADQLIEGAIAKLEKKGRTDNAAELQARFVEALNADNAAAALGQIIQDEEIKAPDSGAFDWTEVRQFNLMFETATGALAEEASKLYLRPETAQGIFVHFKDVAETARQSVPFGIAQIGKAFRNEIVARQFIFRMREFEQMEMQYFVEPGTQIEAYEAWAEKRMAWHVGNGIRPEKLRWHDHEKLAHYADAAKDVQYEFGFGWNEIEGIHSRTDFDLRRHQEFSGKKLEYFDQPSNSRYIPFVVETSVGLDRTILMVLSDAYRDEEVTNGDKTETRTVLKFHPALAPFTAAVFPLVKKDGMPEVAHAVEADLRKQFNVTYDEKGAVGRRYRRQDEIGTPFCVTVDGDSVSEGTVTIRDRDSMEQDRIPAENVRRYIEDKIEAWTPGA, from the coding sequence ATGGCCGACCTCGACACGATCGTCTCCCTCTCGAAGCGCCGCGGCTTCCTCTTTCCGTCGTCCGAGATCTACGGCGGGCTGGGCGCCGTCTACGACTACGGCCCGCTGGGCGTCGAGCTGAAGCGCAACGTGCGCGAGCGGTGGTGGAACGCGATGGTCCGCGACCACGAGAACGTGGTCGGCCTGGACGCGGCCATCCTGATGCACCCGACTGTCTGGAAGGCCTCCGGCCACGTGGACGCGTTCTCGGACCCGCTCATCGACGACCGCGCCTCGGGCCGCCGCTACCGCGCCGACCAGCTGATCGAGGGCGCCATCGCGAAGCTGGAGAAGAAGGGCCGCACCGACAACGCCGCCGAGCTGCAGGCCCGCTTCGTGGAGGCGCTCAACGCCGACAACGCCGCCGCCGCGCTCGGCCAGATCATCCAGGACGAGGAGATTAAGGCGCCCGACTCGGGCGCGTTCGACTGGACGGAGGTCCGCCAGTTCAACCTGATGTTCGAGACGGCCACGGGCGCCCTCGCCGAGGAGGCGTCCAAGCTGTACCTCCGCCCGGAGACGGCGCAGGGCATCTTCGTCCACTTCAAGGACGTCGCCGAGACGGCCCGACAGAGTGTCCCGTTCGGCATCGCCCAGATCGGCAAGGCGTTCCGCAACGAGATCGTCGCGCGCCAGTTCATCTTCCGGATGCGCGAGTTCGAGCAGATGGAGATGCAGTACTTCGTCGAGCCCGGCACCCAGATCGAGGCCTACGAGGCGTGGGCCGAGAAGCGGATGGCGTGGCACGTCGGCAACGGCATCCGCCCCGAGAAGCTGCGCTGGCACGACCACGAGAAGCTGGCCCACTACGCCGACGCGGCCAAGGACGTGCAGTACGAGTTCGGCTTCGGCTGGAACGAGATCGAGGGCATCCACTCCCGGACCGACTTCGACCTGCGCCGCCACCAGGAGTTCAGCGGCAAGAAGCTCGAGTACTTCGACCAGCCCTCCAACTCGCGCTACATCCCGTTCGTCGTCGAGACCTCGGTCGGCCTCGACCGCACGATCCTGATGGTCCTGTCCGACGCGTACCGCGACGAGGAGGTCACCAACGGCGACAAGACCGAGACGCGGACGGTCCTCAAGTTCCACCCGGCGCTGGCGCCGTTCACGGCGGCCGTCTTCCCGCTCGTCAAGAAGGACGGGATGCCGGAGGTGGCCCACGCCGTCGAGGCCGACCTGCGCAAGCAGTTCAACGTGACCTACGACGAGAAGGGGGCCGTCGGCCGCCGCTACCGCCGCCAGGACGAGATCGGGACGCCGTTCTGCGTCACCGTCGACGGCGACTCGGTGAGCGAGGGCACGGTAACGATCCGCGACCGCGACTCGATGGAGCAGGACCGCATCCCGGCCGAGAACGTGCGGCGCTACATCGAGGACAAGATCGAGGCCTGGACGCCGGGCGCGTAG
- a CDS encoding SGNH/GDSL hydrolase family protein has protein sequence MPDLLRTLLAPMLLVQGRRMFARMPRLDAPAALAPGPRGEGPPLHLLVVGDSSAAGYGADRQEDALLGQLVARLAASRTVTWTHFARFGSTVPKTAAFVAKQPPTAVDLAVVSVGLNDVIAGADLGAWLDGYRSLVADLQTRFAATTVVVSGLAPVGGFPALPQPMRFVIARQRDRFDAALKAWADAAPGVVYVPTGASDDGPLREGAVTVAEVMAPDGFHPGPRVYAEWARRAVAAWDADSRA, from the coding sequence ATGCCCGATCTCCTCCGCACGCTCCTCGCTCCCATGCTCCTCGTCCAGGGGAGGCGGATGTTCGCCCGAATGCCGCGGCTGGACGCTCCAGCCGCCCTCGCGCCCGGGCCGCGCGGCGAGGGCCCCCCGCTCCACCTGCTCGTCGTCGGCGACTCGTCCGCGGCCGGGTATGGCGCCGACCGGCAGGAGGACGCACTCCTCGGCCAACTCGTCGCGCGCCTCGCGGCGTCGCGCACGGTCACGTGGACGCACTTCGCACGTTTCGGCTCGACGGTCCCGAAGACGGCCGCCTTCGTCGCGAAGCAGCCGCCCACGGCGGTCGACCTCGCGGTCGTGTCGGTCGGCCTCAATGACGTGATCGCGGGCGCCGACCTCGGCGCGTGGCTCGACGGCTACCGGTCGCTCGTGGCCGATCTCCAGACGCGCTTCGCGGCGACCACCGTCGTCGTGTCCGGTCTCGCGCCCGTCGGCGGTTTCCCGGCGCTCCCCCAGCCGATGCGGTTCGTCATCGCCCGCCAGCGCGACCGCTTCGACGCCGCCCTGAAGGCCTGGGCGGACGCAGCGCCCGGCGTCGTGTACGTCCCCACGGGCGCGTCCGACGACGGGCCGCTCCGTGAGGGCGCGGTCACCGTCGCCGAGGTCATGGCCCCCGATGGCTTCCACCCCGGCCCGCGCGTCTACGCCGAGTGGGCGCGGCGGGCCGTCGCGGCGTGGGACGCCGACTCACGCGCGTGA
- a CDS encoding carboxypeptidase-like regulatory domain-containing protein — MRALVLFALLAVPALAQPAVLLGTVRDADGAPLPGASVYLSGTARGTSSQPDGAYRLTGIPPGAVRLVGSMVGFTPEVHELRLGPGDTLTVVLTLAPTTQALGAVAVEARRDGRWAERLERFRRTLIGESENADSTRILNPEVLDFRTSWGSLMAEARAPLVIENRALGYRLTYDLHAFEASATSVRYDGDERFEALVPASDAEAERWAAARARAFRGSLRHLLQSLMAGATEADGFGLDLAREDTYGAWPVVRANPDWLIEVDADGWATLHVRGRLDVTYSGEPEEAAYLRSDWFREPRRRPDPVQRSSVFVDGSRARIDPQGTPEDPFAVSVSGHLAFERLADLVPAEYVLPAD; from the coding sequence GTGCGCGCGCTCGTCCTCTTCGCCCTTCTGGCCGTTCCGGCCCTCGCCCAACCTGCCGTCCTCCTGGGGACGGTCCGCGATGCCGACGGGGCGCCGCTGCCAGGGGCGAGCGTCTACCTCTCCGGCACCGCTCGGGGCACCTCGTCGCAGCCCGACGGCGCGTACCGGCTCACCGGTATTCCGCCGGGCGCGGTCCGCCTCGTCGGGTCGATGGTGGGCTTCACACCCGAGGTCCACGAGCTTCGGCTGGGTCCGGGCGATACGCTCACGGTGGTCCTCACGCTGGCACCGACGACACAGGCCCTCGGCGCCGTCGCCGTCGAGGCGCGTCGTGACGGCCGATGGGCCGAGCGCCTGGAGCGATTCCGCCGGACCCTCATCGGTGAGTCCGAGAACGCCGACTCCACGCGCATCCTCAACCCCGAGGTGCTCGACTTCCGGACGAGCTGGGGCTCGCTGATGGCGGAGGCCCGCGCGCCGCTCGTCATCGAGAACCGGGCGCTGGGGTACCGGCTGACGTACGACCTCCACGCCTTCGAGGCCAGCGCGACGAGCGTCCGCTACGACGGCGACGAGCGGTTCGAGGCCCTCGTGCCCGCCTCCGACGCCGAGGCCGAGCGGTGGGCCGCCGCCCGCGCCCGCGCCTTCCGGGGCTCGCTCCGTCACCTCCTCCAGTCGCTCATGGCGGGCGCCACCGAGGCCGACGGCTTCGGGCTCGACCTGGCCCGCGAGGACACGTACGGCGCGTGGCCTGTCGTCCGCGCCAACCCGGACTGGCTGATCGAGGTGGACGCAGACGGCTGGGCCACGCTCCACGTCCGCGGACGGCTGGACGTGACGTACTCCGGCGAGCCCGAGGAGGCGGCCTACCTCCGGTCGGACTGGTTCCGCGAGCCCCGGCGCCGCCCGGACCCGGTCCAGCGGTCGTCGGTGTTCGTGGACGGGAGCCGGGCGCGGATCGACCCGCAGGGCACGCCCGAGGACCCGTTCGCCGTCTCGGTCTCGGGCCACCTCGCCTTCGAGCGGCTGGCCGACCTCGTCCCGGCCGAGTACGTGCTGCCCGCCGACTGA